One window of the Cydia splendana chromosome 18, ilCydSple1.2, whole genome shotgun sequence genome contains the following:
- the LOC134799129 gene encoding uncharacterized protein LOC134799129, with product MLILFVFLSLFTWTVTGASSDCRLRSVHVRQDGGLCFEVLPWQLQPVDLDNHLNHMRQKLTSRTPTRKVSPRQALVNSEVSRYVDTVLAPFLDAYHRNIQSSYQQFTAKLLRRIKEEINQAVRKKQKLYDELTKLADELNVPISCNEERRAARTLSSQHVSDIHKCVEAARDGIAQMGVYADEMIQLTRQHMQAQLNDATRSFNEGTVVIPKGDIPACMQELARAAANLGYELDLTLTNARRFNEQSCEQLSTCSNHARRVSDEASAKLREQLYQCVYA from the exons ATGTTGATACTTTTTGTATTCCTGAGCTTGTTCACGTGGACGGTCACAGGAGCCAGCAGTGATTGTAGG CTGAGGAGCGTACACGTCCGGCAAGATGGCGGGCTATGCTTTGAGGTCCTTCCGTGGCAGCTGCAGCCGGTTGACCTGGACAACCATTTGAACCATATGCGACAAAAGCTGACAAGCAGAACTCCCACCAGGAAGGTGTCTCCACGTCAGGCACTAGTTAATAG cGAAGTATCCCGATACGTCGACACGGTTCTGGCACCATTCCTCGACGCTTACCACAGAAACATTCAGAGTTCATACCAGCAGTTCACAGCCAAGCTGCTGAGGCGGATCAAAGAAGAGATCAACCAGGCGGTGAGGAAGAAACAGAAATTATACGATGAGCTTACCAAGCTGGCTGATGAACTTAATGTGCCGA TATCTTGCAATGAAGAACGTCGGGCCGCACGCACCCTGTCCAGCCAACACGTCTCCGATATCCACAAGTGCGTGGAGGCGGCCAGAGACGGCATCGCTCAGATGGGCGTATACGCTGATGAAATGATACAATTAACCAGACAACACATGCAAGCACAGCTCAATGATGCTACAAGGTCGTTTAATGAGGGCACTGTGGTTATACCGAA GGGCGACATACCAGCCTGCATGCAGGAGCTGGCCCGCGCGGCAGCCAACCTCGGATACGAGTTGGATCTGACACTGACGAACGCCCGccg GTTCAACGAGCAATCCTGCGAGCAGCTCTCTACATGCAGCAATCACGCGCGCCGCGTCTCGGACGAGGCGTCAGCTAAATTAAGAGAACAATTGTATCAATGCGTGTATGCTTAG